The sequence GGACCGCAAAAAGTCAGTGGGCCTAATCAGATCCGCAGATTAGCTCTCAGCCGGCCCAAATCCCATATTTCGCAGGGGTACTTTAGATATTCCAGGTTTCGGCCATACAAAAGGACAAGCGTTGCGGATTCGGTGTGATACACATTACATATTTTACATTACACACACTtctctccttcatcttcttcgcTTTCAGAAGGTGAAGAGctcagaagaaagaaagaaatggtGGATAGAGAGAGAGACCGTGAGAGAGACAGAGATAGAGATAGAGAAAGAAGGAGAGACAGAGAAGATAGAGACCGGGACCGTGAAAGAGATAGAATCAAAGATCGAGATCGAAGCAGAAGATCACGAACCCCAGAACGTACTCGTTCATCAAGACACACTCGTTCGCGTACCCGCTCACCAAGACGCCCTCGCTCCGGTACCCGTTCACCATCATATCGAAGAGTAAAATCAAGATCTCGTTCACGTTCCGTCGACCGTTCTCGACGACATCATCATCACCGTGACCGTTCTCCGTCGCAAGAACGAAAACACCGTCGCGACGACAACAAACAAAAAAGGGATTCATCAGTTGATATAGTATCAGAATTTGTTGATGGAATTGTAAGGGAGCAAGACGAGAAGAAGGCACCTAATGAAGATAATAATGAGGGAGAAATTATGATGGATAATGATGAGATTGAGATGATGAAGAAATTAGGTATGCCTGTTGGTTTTGATTCAACTAAAGGTAAACCTGTACCTGGTGCTGATGTTAGTGGGATTAGAATGACTACTAAAAGACAACCTCGGCAGTATATGAATAGACGTGGAGGGTTTAATCGTCCTCTTCCTCTGGAGCGTAATCGGTGATATTCATTCGTCAAGGTTTGATTTTTGCCCTAatgtttttggtttgtttttctaTTCAGGGCTTAGGGTTTATAAAAaatgtttgtttgttttgaaaTTCAGGGTTTTCCGTTGATGATAAATGTTCATGTGAATTAGGTTATGGTGTGCATAACAAATCTGAGGTTTAAATATTACTAAAGACTCGAGAATCTGATTCTTGAGGTTTGAGGCTGCTAGAGCATAAAAAATGTGTTTCATAACTATTAAAGTGGGATTCGTTTATGTTTGCTAGTAATCAATTTAGGTTTGGGAATTGTGAAATAGTGAATTGGGTTGTAAAGATTACAAGCTGTGTTAATATGACTAGTCTAAAAGTAAACAAACAATGGTTACATATAGCAAGTGTTTATGTGAGGGGGCTTACCTTTATTAAGCGATTTAGATGATCATTAGTATTTATATGGTGTATTGTGTCTAGGTTTGGCCGAGAATATAGTTTACACCTTGTTGAGAAAATTGAAGTAGTTTTAAAAAGTTATGTTAAACCTTTAGGTTGGTATCAGGGGCGATGATGGAGTTATTGAAGGAAGTTTGGATAAATTTTTGAGTTGTATCATACCCGCTTACCTTTAATTTAGATAAACGACTAGTTGTCCAAGTTGTGCTGAGTGCTTTTGTTACCGGTGAGGCCGTGACTACAGTGAGTAGAATGAATTTCAGTAGAATGAATTTCATCTTTATCTGTGATCAGTTGTTAGATGCTTGGTAATCAAATCCTTAGAAGAAAGGGGCGTTATAGATGTAGAGCAGACATGCACATGAAATACTTTGGTAGGTTGGTCTAGGACACTAGGTTTTGGGATGAATTTCTATTAGAATAATCCAGATTGCATGACATCGGCAGTAATGATATGGTAACAATAATTTTCAAACATGAAGATGGTGAGAAGGATTACCGACACATGCACGAACTTAGAAAATCCCTAATGAAAGCTTTTGCTAGTGATTCTTTGTTTGAGAATAAAGTTAATGGTTAAAGAAAATAGATTGTAAAGCCATATTTCACTATTCGGGTTCAAGGGGTTAGCTGATGTTGTGGTAGAGGTAGATACCAAATGAGAGAATGCATCACAGGTGATGGTGGGCGATTGTGTTGTATGATGGACCTACGAAAATTTAGCGAGTCAGTTAATCAACAAACTTGTCTTTCTCTGGGTGCATGTGTTAGGAGTTGGTCATGGGGTGTAAAAGTAGCGTTGGTTTCATGTAGAATCTCATACAAAATGGAAAAGGTTTTGTAAGTACGCTTGTAGCTAAGTCCTGAGTAACTAAGCAGAATAGAAGATGTCGCATAACTAGCTTTCTGCGTAAAACGTTTGCGTTGATAAAGATTTATAGTAGTCACTGTTTGATTGCTGTCACGGGTGGAAGGGTTTTATAATACACCTAGACTGTGGAAGGATCTTTGATAGCTCTCCACTACCTAGCGCTGCCATTGGACTGTTGAAACTGTTTTGccgttgttgattttttttttgtcgaaGTCCTGGGGCAGGTGGAAGCCATAACGAGTCTAATTATGTGGAAGAATTGTTTGATAAGTAAACCAGGTCAACTTTAGCCTTATTACCTGGACTTAGTTTCCCACCTCTGGCTGTTGGCCTCTTACTAAGCATCTGTTGTCTTAGTGATCGGTGTTGCATAGCTAATTGACAGTCTGCCACAGATTAAGTGTTGCATCTTTGCATGTGCAATTTGTTTCCTAATTCATAGTTCGAGTATACAAGAATAATCACTCATGTTCCAATTGCACTATCAATTGTTCTACCCAATCCCCAGGGTAACAACTAACAACTTATGTGGCGAAACCACTTACAGAATCTCGCCTTTGATTGTAATTGCAAATTTGCAATTAGTCAACTGACAGTGAAGGTCGTAGCTCGTAGGTTTCTCATTGTTGAAATATTCAGTTACCACTTCTAACTCTTTTGCGGTTTGGAATTTACTACTTGCATATGTAACTAATTAAGAAGACTTTTTATTTTCGATGAAGCGCAAACACGACTAATAGACAAACATATCTTGGCCTTGCTGTGTTGTCTGTCCCACTTTTTCACTGCTCTATCATCCCTTTCTGCAGACATCGTGATACTGAACTTGTCATATCATAGAAAAAAAGATGAATTTGTcttatgagcttatatttttcgCAGGGAGTATTGTGGTGGGAAGATGGAAGTGGAGCTGTTTGTGCCGCAGTTGCAAGGTGACTTTAGTCGGAGATATATCAGAATGTAATTGGAAAAATACTGTAAGATAGTTATATATTCTCTCTTAAAAACTTTCAGATACCTGAGATGGATATTATGTTTGGTCTCTGATTATCCTTATAGGTGGATGTGAGTGCTCATAACAGATTTGTTATGAGGTGTAGCTAATATCCACTGTTTGTCGACCCGACCGAATTTATTCTCTTCTGTTCTAGTTGGTATCTCAGAAAACTCACTAAACTAGGATTTAATGTTTGACTGTGTTTGCTAACCCTTCATTAAACTTGAAAGATTGTTTGGCATTTTACACTTCTATCTGAAATAATCTGATTGCATACATGCCAACCATTTTCTGATTTATTCTCCAAAACAATGTTTTAAAAAAATTCAGCAATCAACACCGTTTCATGTAATAACAGTTGGCAGCAGTATGAGGTGGTGGTTCTGTGTTCTATGATATGCGAATTTGCATCTCTCTTGTCCTGATTAAGCATGCAACTTTGCTCGCCAGAATCATGAGACATTGTTATGTCATGGTGGAAGTTGTGGATTAACACCCTCTAACGCGACTAAGCTGGGTTAAATATTGGATGACAAGTTAGTTTTTACTCGGATATGGTGCCTGTTAGTTTTCCATACTTCAATTAATTCGTATTCAAAGTATGGCAAGTGTCTCTGTCTGGTTAAACATTCACTAGTGGGGCTCTGCTCTGGATCATATTGATCACTCTTTTTCTCTGGATTTAAGGGTCATCTTTTGTATTGTTTCTTGAGAAACTAAATATATAGATAGAATATTAATGAGGAACCCATTTGCCGTTGTGATGAATTAGATATTTCAGAAATCCCTCGTACCAATTGAGCCCTACAAACACGGTCAGTTATCTGCAGTATGACTTCTTTGTTTGTGGTTTGGGTAGACTTTGATAGCATTCCTTCTATtttggaatgattttttagggaccatggttttttttgggaccatggtcttataaggccaccttccctatagttataaggggtgtcctagaacattgaaatgactaatctacccttaacctaatttaatttaaaaccaacacaataaccacctctctatatatatataaccaccacctcctctcaccaccacctcccatcaccgccgattaccaccacccaccaccgccgatcaccaccaccaccaccaacaaccaccgattaccaccaccgccgatcaccaccaccaccaccaaccaccaattaccaccaccgcccaccaccgccgattaccactaccaccacctccaattatcaccaccaacaaccaccgattaccaccaccacctccgattaccaccaccactatatatatagcttaatttaaaacattaacaaagatattctcacaaactcattacttgtcattcgtttttggttgaataaatgagaactaatcatcaaaatgagttgaaaatggaagttgcagagaggtttaatggaatttttttcttcagtaaaaagttcggttatcacaaattatctttttcttaaccgaactcagagttcggttgattcgcaaaaaaatacttttaaccgaactccttgtaattagaacaatacaagtccataagttcggttcgttTGCAAAAtcattaagttttctttgtaaccgaactctatctataagcccagttcggttgattcgcaaaatatgttgaagtttgcgaaccaaccgaacttctaacactaggttacttttaacctgaagttcggtcgggaacttggttgcgttgaaatttgcgaactaaccgaacacacaagatgtactcaaataaattgtcaagttcaaagttcggttacctaccattttatcctaggtaaccgaacattgcacaatacgaccaaaacctccattaacgagcgagttcggtaacctacgtgtttggaaaacgtaaccgaactacactttcaagtgtgttcggttacatgttcttgacatatggtaaccgaactggcccaaatatacataaaaaatttcattttttttttgaaagtttggagcaactcaaccaacattatctaagtttgaagcatacctgggtacccaaatacccttcctctggttgtggttggtaaaatccatcgtttttcatgttttccttcttcatcttctctaactttactctctcaataattctacttctttaaaaaaaaactcatctgattttttaatctcactaattatctttaacttaatcatctcactaatcattatattaactattattaacactagctaatcatcgcccaaaattaatcaggagggtaatttaggtattaatataactATCTAGATAAagagtgacctagatttacttctaatgtctttacccaaaataaaaccatagttcccaaaaaaaaccatggtccccaaaaaatcgttcctatTTTGATGCCTGATATCTATTGCCCTATTGGCTATTGGTATGTTCTATTTTGTGACCCAAAAAACCAGATCACAATCTCCCCTGGTCAGGTCCAAATGACATGTCATTTTTGTCTCACAAAATTTCAACTATTAACTGTGTTGCTTTTGGGCAAGCATTTCAAGCCCAGCTCAAAATGATACTCTATATGCTCTCCAGAAGAAACAGATCTTTACGTTCATTGTTCATCATCTTACCCGAATTTATGATTCTATCTCAAGAGCAGTTACGCTGGTGACGACATAGATGCATTCATTTGCATCAGAGTCATCATAATAGTAGTGTACAAGATAGCTGCCATGAACTATAAACTGCAAAATGCATTGTTTTATATGGGGCTAATTGTTGCTCACATGCCACGTGTCGACCATTAAATTTGCAAGATCAGAAAATAGGTAGTGATGAAACCAATGTTAAGCACCTAAAAAGGCCCTCCTTCCCGGTCCTTCGTAGTTTGTAAGTTTCTACCCACAGTTACTTATTGAGCTTCTTCAAGCATCTTCACTACGCTCACAAGACTAGCTAATACGGAAATCTTAGTGGAATAGTAGTAAGATGTCTGCAGGGATCATTGCAGTTCCAGTTGCCGTGTCCGGCCACGCCGGATTGAAAACTGTTTCGACAAAAATGTTTTCACCTAAGACATCCATTGGATGGGGTGGGAAAGTGGTTTCAAATGGATCCAGAACTCATTGCATGAAGGTACAAGAATCTTGATCCTTTCGTAGTATAACAATCCAAAACTTATTATTCGTGTTGCTGTGTCTCTCGCTATATATATCGttctctaattttattaattGATCATACATATGTAGACGTGGAATCCAATCGAAAACAAGAAGCACGAGACACTGTCATACTTACCACCTCTCTCAAATGAATCCATTGCTAAGGAGATCGATTACATGCTCTCTAAAGGATGGATCCCGTGCCTAGAATTCGATGAGGTAACaatttagagagagagagagtcctAATTAAGTATCATATTTTGTTCCTTGAGCATTTCTTCAGTTCATCAATTACACATCGTTGATATTTTTGTTCTTCTATGATGGAAGGTTGGGCATGTATACCGAACAAACAGCCAGATGCCAGGGTATTACGATGGAAGGTATTGGACATTGTGGAAGCTACCGATGTTTGGTTGCACCGATGCCACTCAAGTTCTGAACGAGATGCAGGAGTGTAAGAAGACGTATCCAAATGCATATATACGTTGCTTGGCTTTTGACAATCAGAAACAGGTTCAGTGCATGGCTTTTATCATTCAAAAACCCTCCTCTTCTTTTACTTAATTAAGGTTTTCAACGGACTACAGAAACCAGGTTCAGTGAGAATGGTTTTTTGCTGTTCAAAAACTTATTATCATCACCAAAACCATTTTACTGCTATTTTCATTTATTCTCTTGTATAATAAGGTGTAGGTGACTTCGTGATGGGTTTTCTGTTTCAAATAATTGACTTAAAATTTGGGTTTGTTGTGATCAGTTTCATTTTGTGAGTCACAGGATCTATTTTCTTTATAAAGTTTTTAGCTGCGAATTTACCTGTTGAATGCGGTTAATTGAAGGACACTTAGTTGTTGCCGATATGAAGGGGTCTAGGGGTAGTAGTCCCCTAGGTGGGAGTGCCTCGCGTATACTGTGTTCAAAAAGGCATGCAACAGTATAATTTCAAATGAGTTTTGACCACCCATGCTCACCCCCTTGTTAACAAATAACAAATTCATTTTGTGATATAATACACCCAATTCATGTGCATTGCTTTGTGAGTCCCCCACCCCCGAAGGAGCCATCCACTATTGGAGCCCACTTCCAAACTTAAGTTATGAATTTCTTCTTAGAtaagggtgggtaggatatggcctatatccgccaccctacccgtttactggcggttataaaaatctttacccgccaccctacccgccaaataatggatagggtaggatacggttaaaaaactggcgggtagggtagggttggcgggtatgagtaggatatgtgcacccctaggtagggtgggtaggatatgacctatacccaccaccctacccgtttactggcggttaagaaaatctttacccgtcaccctaccctccaaatagtggataggatagaatacggttaaaaaactggcggatagggtagggttggcgggtatgggtagggtatgtgcacccttaAATGGCACCTTATCGAAAACGGAAAGCCTTTTTGTCGAGGAACAAGTCACTGGCCCTATCTCGTGAAGAATCGGAAAGCCTTTTTTGTTGAGGAACAAGTCCCGGCAGCCGCGAATCCATCACAAAAATTCAGCGGGGGCACACTCGATCCTTAAAGAACATAGTTAAAATTGTGACAGAAGAAAATCGCATACACCAATATAGAAATATAGAGGGAAACTAAATACCACAAAGTTCATTTAAatcgaaaaaattgaataaaatttaTATAGAAAATTAAGAGAGTCCGACCATATCATGATTGTTAAGTAGGCCTGTCAACGACACTTAAAGTAATAAATAATCGCTCTGCTGTTACCTTTGCCGTTTAAATTAGAGGTTAACCGTTATCCGTTAAATGCCGACggaattgtaaaatccaaaaccattGCCGTTACGTCGGACTTATCGGCTAACGGTTAATTTTCCGGTATTAACCGGTATGTCACAGGACAACACAAAAGCAGGTTTAAAACACAAACCAATTACATAGAATAGTTCTAAATCCAAGCAAACAAGTTCTAAATCCATGACacacagaaaaaaaaacatacagatgttcatgttctaaaccaaattacatgttcagatcatcacatgttctatcaaaagaaaaaaaccaagtttttgcaaaagaaaagacaaaaggatgccaactgcatctgcaactgcaaatgcattcctccatctccaaattctccactgccaatgccaactgcattcctccttagtcctcaacttctgcattttgaaaggaaaatgaaaagtgttagacagtgatgtcagtgaagcaacttaagttggcaaagtggcaatgtcagtgcaataagccaataaaagtggcaatgtcagtgcaataagccaataaaagtggcaatgtcagtgcaGTCACAACTATCAGTAAAAGCTAGTAAAATATTAAGATATAAGGAAACTTACCAGTAACACAACTATTGCTCtcactgagagtgagatctggcagccaatcacccaaacaaagcaaagcttcaacaagatctggagctaatgaactcctgtgagatgtgagaactctgccaccaatactaaacatggattctgatgctacacttgtcactggaactcagttcttagtttcatgatatcttccctaactgtattcctagtgtaaagtttagcagcaggatttaaagacttcacaaactcaacaaaatatggatgctcaactatagtgattggataaccatgtttagcaatcattttggcaactagtatcctagtagcatcaacatcatacttccaattagcaagcttagtttgtgcattacctgttctgactgtagtaatctttgtttGTCCTTTCTTGTTTGCAGGCTTTTTTTGGAAAGTTTTGGCATGGTAATGCAATTTGCTGGTTCCTTGGCTACTGGGTGAAGTCATTCTCTTATTACAATGTTTGCATTTAGCTACAAGTATCCCAATCTCCTTACCTTTTACCATCTTCTTTTCAGTTAACCTTTCAAAATCATCCCAAACATCAGACCTTACTGCACACAGTTTCTTCTTTGCTTCAGCTATAattggatcttcatctacttctatttcttctactgcttcttctGTTGCAACAACAACAGGTGTTGATTGAATTCCTGATTGTTGAACTTGAGATGCAGAAGGTAATTCAGATGCAACTGAAAGTGATTGAGAGGGATGACTTCTTTTTGATGTACCAACGCAAttggatgctcctctttcgctttgggtcatgattaatttcacgaattgaaaaccctaatttcaattttcagaaaccctaaattgaaaatttagtttttaggattgaaattaaactcgaaataaaaagtacaagataaccctagttttctaatcgaatgaagatgatgattttgctcgaattgaaaggaaggagatgaccctagttttctaatcgactgaggggtgagtttttcttctctcgtttgtgagttgaagaacagaagaagatgaaaatgatgttcATTCGAGTATAGTAACCTAGGTATAGATGAATGTTACACGTGCTAGGCACACGTTAGCGGTTAACGGAACTAAGGCTAACGGAAATAGGTCTTTCGTCGCCGTCACCGTCGGATAAAATTAACCGCTACATTATcggtaacggataacggataacggatataatggaactaaacgtaacggcaaccgggtaatcggattcggctaacggttaacggatttccattgacaggcctattgTTAAGCCATGAAATAACAATTTTTAGTTGGTTCCACAACAAAACCAACCAATGACACACACCGGTTATTTGTAAACATTGCAGCTATACTTTTCTCCTTCAAATTTATTAGTTTCTTGGAATTtgaaaaataatccaaaacccacCATTATAACAAACCCAAATTGCATCACAAAAATTAAGTGATCGAAGAGAAAAAAGGTTAAAAAATAAGGTACTTAGGAGGTAGGAGTAGAAACCCTTACTTGGAAATTGACTAGTTTTTAaatgttcatttgaatcatataaGGGCTAACCTAAGGAAATCATGTTGATTTTGGTAGAATAGGGATTATCTACATGTTATCTTTAATTTTGGGGCAGTTTATAGTCCGTGGAATTGGTTTTATGCGAGTAAAGTTGGAACTAGTTTTGAAACTATATCTTATACACGTTGTAGTGTAAATACTAAGGGGGCACACAATTATTTGGAGTGAAAATTACATGGGAATCTATTTTCTTCCAAACATTTAGGGGGGCCagttaatggcaactgcaagatgaaacttagcttatataaagacaactctctttattgatgtttagaaaatctctcaaaactaaacacaagctctaatcttgctcatatgatcaaccacaactttggtgatcatatatatatatagaactatgaattccttttcctactcctattaccttattacatgtctttccttttcttagaactagatgacttctaattccattaggattacatcaattgccttttcttatcctaaccaacttgttagagattatcttaggcttaatgttgaagtttatccaacattctcccccttaagcttcaactgtgcttgagaaaaatcttgtactcctattaatttcctcatctcttcaaacttgatccgagccaaTGCCTTTGTTAATATATCTGccttctgctcagttccaggtatgtgttctacgttaatggcctccttctcgatgcattctcgtatgaaatgataccttttgtgaatgtgtttagtcttcccatgaaacactggatttttagtgagtgcaattgcagacttattatcaatcttgatgagaactttttcaggttctcttcctttgatttcacccaacagttcttgaagccatattgattgtttagctgcttctgttgcatccataaactcagcttcacaggatgagagggctacagtgtcttgcttctgtgaacaccatgtaataggtgcttcacctagataaaatatatgaccagttgtaccttttccatcatcttggtcaatattatgactgctgtcactatacccaacaattccttttgatcctcctcgaccatacttcaatccacaactgattgttcctcttagatatctcaatatctgctttattacatcaccatgagacttgcgtggactctgcatataatggCTTGCTATTCCCACAGAGAAAgtcaaatctggtcttgtgtgtaataagtatcttaggcatccaacatttcttctataactcgttgaatcaatctctgcttcttcttgtgcctttgaaactttaagtccaaactccattggtatcttagttggattacaagtttcaagtcctgcttctttcatatttctccttgcataagcttcttgtttaatctgaatcccatctactccttgatggacttctatgccaaggtaaatagtgagttttccgaggtctgacatctcaaactttgatgacatttctctcttgaactcattgatcaccttaagggagtttccagtcaaaaatagatcatctacatagactgcaatcacaagaagcgttcccttttcttctcttctgtatactgatgtttctttagagcacttaacaaatctgatttctcttaagatttgatctaactttgtattccaggctcgaggagcttgtcttagaccatatatatcttttgataacttataaaccttatgctcttgtccttttacttcaaaaccttctggttgttcaacatacacatcttatcgcaattcaccatgtaagaatgctgtcttaacgtctaagtggtgaattttccatgagtttgatgctgcctctggcttatcaactagaaaccaagtcttgtttctgttgattgaaataatttcttctctacatgcttgtgtccatttagtcgagacctttgcttcctgaaaattccttggttcatcattaacagaaagtagcataatctcacattcttctgcagcttgaagaacataatcctccaaatactgtggcttttgtatctgtcttgttgattttcgcagtggaatgggttgagttatttcatcgatctcttcttcttcttcttcttcttcttcttcttcgttattctcagtattttcattattttcttcttcttcttgattaacatcattgtttccattggtattgatgattatgggtccttctccttcatcaattacttgaccccatctcatgtgaaacattcctggatccctacttggtccatcattagtttctttccagttccagtttgctttttcatcgaataccacatctcgactcactatcactcttttcgttgttggattgaataatctgtaagctttggatccaggctcaattcttagattcacaagagtctgagatcgatcatccagtttcttaagagttgcagaatcaacttttgcgtatgctttgcaaccaaacactcttaaatgatctatgtttggttttttctttcgcaaactttcatatggagtcatgtcttttagagctttcgtaggtatcctgtttattaggtatgtggagtgtcgtacaacttctccccatagataattaggtacctgcatagcctttaaagaacttcttgtcatctccattagagtcctgtttctcctctccaccactccgttttgttgtggtatccctcgaaccatcttgttctgagacatagttttgaaggttctgaaacttatatgtcctaaccttgcgtgccacttacatgtctgatcttccagtctcatattcagacacaatggccttcctatcatgagacttatcttgtagagtctattctgtgagcgtgagactctaactaaaagtcttccacttgggtcatgaactgttagataatcttgtcgcattctaacatcacatccaacttctgtagcttgtcctaaaattagaatgtttctttgtaag comes from Papaver somniferum cultivar HN1 chromosome 7, ASM357369v1, whole genome shotgun sequence and encodes:
- the LOC113299245 gene encoding U4/U6.U5 small nuclear ribonucleoprotein 27 kDa protein-like, coding for MVDRERDRERDRDRDRERRRDREDRDRDRERDRIKDRDRSRRSRTPERTRSSRHTRSRTRSPRRPRSGTRSPSYRRVKSRSRSRSVDRSRRHHHHRDRSPSQERKHRRDDNKQKRDSSVDIVSEFVDGIVREQDEKKAPNEDNNEGEIMMDNDEIEMMKKLGMPVGFDSTKGKPVPGADVSGIRMTTKRQPRQYMNRRGGFNRPLPLERNR
- the LOC113293231 gene encoding ribulose bisphosphate carboxylase small chain clone 512-like translates to MSAGIIAVPVAVSGHAGLKTVSTKMFSPKTSIGWGGKVVSNGSRTHCMKTWNPIENKKHETLSYLPPLSNESIAKEIDYMLSKGWIPCLEFDEVGHVYRTNSQMPGYYDGRYWTLWKLPMFGCTDATQVLNEMQECKKTYPNAYIRCLAFDNQKQVQCMAFIIQKPSSSFT